One Chordicoccus furentiruminis DNA window includes the following coding sequences:
- a CDS encoding Spy0128 family protein: MNTNRLAVGAVSVLTALSLRPAVPVFAGQSYTPVRGEVISFDKYLVMDREAFPPNLSFRFEVVPGTARSATDTTTAVLPGTGRPVIGEAVFSADDAVKTQADASDFVSLAKGEGFVKKQVSVDFSGCTYTEPGVYRYLIREIPSAPGVTYDINTVRTADVYVTDEGEGLQVAACVLHAPTGGAEAPAPKRGAAGGTADVSDAGGRLGDKSAGFTNRYDTDNLTFSKHVAGNQAARDQYFRFTLKMTGAQPGTRYHVDLSGADRKSGRTDATKPAYRDQTNPEQLTADEKGCVTQAFYLQNGQRITVDGIAYGTKYELAEDAEDYTPKVAKETEDPDLTVRRDGVSDLASGITSDTSLSFVNTRGGLIPTGLFLGIGSSLAAAVLTGAALLLRFLQRRKKDEIR; encoded by the coding sequence ATGAATACGAACAGACTGGCGGTCGGCGCTGTATCGGTCCTGACCGCTCTTTCACTCAGGCCGGCCGTTCCCGTTTTCGCGGGTCAGTCCTATACGCCCGTCAGGGGAGAGGTGATCTCCTTTGACAAGTATCTTGTCATGGACCGGGAAGCCTTTCCGCCGAATCTGTCCTTCCGCTTCGAAGTTGTACCCGGAACAGCCAGATCGGCTACGGACACCACGACGGCCGTGCTTCCTGGGACGGGCCGCCCGGTCATCGGCGAGGCGGTTTTCTCTGCGGATGATGCCGTGAAGACGCAGGCGGACGCCTCCGATTTCGTATCGCTCGCAAAAGGGGAAGGCTTTGTGAAAAAGCAGGTGTCCGTGGATTTTTCCGGATGCACCTATACGGAGCCCGGTGTGTACCGTTATCTGATCCGTGAGATTCCGTCTGCACCGGGCGTCACATATGACATCAATACGGTCCGGACGGCGGATGTCTACGTGACGGACGAGGGCGAGGGTCTTCAGGTGGCGGCCTGTGTGCTGCACGCGCCGACCGGAGGCGCGGAGGCCCCCGCTCCGAAACGGGGCGCAGCCGGCGGCACGGCGGACGTGTCGGATGCGGGCGGGCGGCTCGGCGACAAAAGCGCCGGGTTCACCAACCGGTACGATACGGACAATCTGACTTTTTCAAAGCATGTGGCCGGTAACCAGGCGGCACGGGATCAGTATTTCCGTTTTACGCTGAAGATGACCGGTGCGCAGCCGGGCACACGTTACCATGTGGATCTTTCGGGCGCGGACCGGAAGAGCGGGCGCACAGACGCGACAAAGCCGGCGTACCGGGATCAGACCAATCCCGAACAGCTGACCGCGGATGAGAAGGGCTGTGTGACACAGGCATTTTATCTTCAGAACGGACAGCGGATCACGGTTGACGGCATCGCGTACGGGACGAAGTACGAGCTCGCTGAGGACGCGGAGGACTACACTCCGAAGGTCGCGAAGGAGACGGAGGACCCGGATCTGACGGTGCGCCGTGACGGTGTATCGGATCTTGCGAGCGGGATCACATCGGATACATCGCTTTCCTTTGTCAACACCCGGGGCGGACTGATCCCGACAGGCCTCTTCCTCGGCATAGGATCCTCGCTGGCCGCTGCTGTTCTGACCGGCGCTGCTCTCCTGCTCCGGTTCTTGCAGCGCCGGAAAAAGGATGAAATCCGCTGA
- the xylB gene encoding xylulokinase, whose amino-acid sequence MLFIGIDLGTSAVKLLLMDGDGAIRRIVSREYPLYFPHPGWSEQNPEDWIAAVEDGIRELTDGVDRSRIAGIGAGGQMHGLVALDQEDHVLRPAILWNDGRTQQETDYLNQAVGKKKLTEWTGNIAFAGFTAPKLLWMKNHEPELFARIAKVMLPKDYINYRLTGVHCTDYSDASGTLLLDVKNRRWSKEMLSVCGLSESVMPRLFESYETVGTLLPEAAERLGIPSGVKVAAGAGDNAAAAVGTGVVGRGGCNISLGTSGTIFISSDSFRVDSGNALHAFAHADGGWHLMGCMLSAASCNKWWMEEILKTKEYANEQSGISTDALGTNHIYYLPYLMGERAPHNDPSARSCFIGMTMDSTRADMTQAVLEGVAFGIRDSLEAARALGIDVKTSMICGGGAKSPLWKTIFANVLGIELTVPETEQGPGYGGAILAAVACGVYPTVADAVRRLLRVTDTVKPDPVIVRRYEEKYRVFHTLYPALKNLFPTL is encoded by the coding sequence ATGTTGTTTATCGGAATTGACCTCGGCACCTCGGCCGTCAAGCTGCTGCTGATGGACGGAGATGGGGCGATCCGCCGGATCGTGAGCCGGGAATATCCCCTTTATTTTCCGCATCCCGGATGGTCCGAACAGAATCCGGAGGACTGGATCGCCGCGGTGGAAGACGGGATCCGTGAGCTGACGGACGGCGTCGACCGTTCCCGGATCGCGGGCATCGGCGCGGGCGGACAGATGCACGGACTCGTGGCGCTCGATCAGGAGGATCATGTGCTCCGGCCCGCGATCCTCTGGAACGACGGCCGCACCCAGCAGGAAACCGACTATCTGAATCAGGCTGTCGGAAAGAAAAAGCTGACCGAATGGACCGGCAACATCGCCTTCGCCGGCTTCACCGCGCCCAAGCTGCTCTGGATGAAGAACCACGAGCCGGAGCTCTTCGCGAGAATCGCGAAGGTGATGCTGCCGAAGGATTACATCAACTACCGGCTGACCGGTGTGCACTGCACCGACTACTCGGACGCGTCCGGCACACTGCTCCTCGATGTGAAGAACCGGCGCTGGTCAAAGGAGATGCTGTCCGTATGCGGTCTCTCTGAATCCGTCATGCCCCGTCTCTTCGAGAGCTATGAGACCGTCGGCACGCTTCTCCCGGAGGCAGCGGAACGGCTCGGCATTCCGTCCGGCGTGAAGGTCGCGGCGGGCGCCGGCGACAACGCCGCCGCGGCGGTCGGCACCGGTGTCGTCGGCCGGGGCGGCTGCAACATTTCGCTCGGCACATCCGGCACCATCTTCATCTCGAGCGACAGCTTCCGGGTGGATTCCGGGAACGCGCTGCACGCCTTCGCCCACGCCGACGGCGGCTGGCATCTGATGGGCTGCATGCTGTCGGCTGCTTCCTGCAACAAATGGTGGATGGAAGAAATTCTGAAGACAAAGGAGTATGCGAATGAGCAGTCCGGTATCAGCACGGACGCACTCGGCACGAACCACATCTATTATCTTCCCTACCTGATGGGCGAGCGGGCGCCCCACAATGATCCCTCCGCGAGAAGCTGCTTCATCGGCATGACGATGGATTCGACGCGGGCGGACATGACGCAGGCTGTGCTGGAAGGCGTCGCCTTCGGCATCCGCGATTCCCTCGAAGCGGCCCGGGCGCTGGGAATCGACGTAAAGACCAGCATGATCTGCGGAGGCGGTGCGAAAAGCCCGCTCTGGAAGACCATCTTCGCCAACGTTCTCGGCATTGAACTGACCGTTCCGGAAACCGAGCAGGGCCCCGGATACGGCGGTGCGATCCTCGCCGCGGTGGCCTGCGGCGTCTATCCGACGGTGGCGGACGCCGTGCGCAGACTGCTCCGGGTGACCGATACCGTGAAACCGGATCCGGTCATCGTCCGGCGCTACGAGGAGAAATACCGGGTCTTCCATACACTTTATCCGGCGCTTAAGAATCTGTTCCCGACACTTTGA
- a CDS encoding S26 family signal peptidase, which yields MKSADGEPAGKRRKRNGACEGPGRRRPLVLILRRLFSALVLIVCFLCFRPVRMEGMAMQPSVRDGDLCLFLRGGKVRAGDIILMRGKDGSLGIGRAVAAAGDLTGGDAEGRYTVNGQALSDCWAEAVSLDGAPDCAAEGRIRDGELLVISGSEGEAPVLRKISAGETAGRLVYLLRRRGF from the coding sequence ATGAAATCCGCTGACGGTGAGCCGGCCGGGAAGAGACGGAAACGAAACGGAGCATGTGAAGGTCCGGGAAGAAGGCGGCCCCTCGTGCTCATCCTGCGCCGGCTTTTTTCCGCACTGGTGCTCATTGTGTGTTTTCTCTGCTTCCGGCCGGTCCGGATGGAAGGGATGGCGATGCAGCCATCCGTTCGGGACGGTGATCTCTGTCTGTTTCTGCGCGGCGGCAAGGTACGCGCGGGCGACATCATTCTCATGAGAGGAAAAGACGGATCGCTCGGGATCGGGCGTGCCGTGGCCGCCGCCGGCGATCTGACCGGCGGGGACGCGGAGGGACGTTATACCGTCAATGGTCAGGCGCTCTCGGACTGCTGGGCGGAAGCGGTTTCCCTCGACGGCGCGCCGGACTGTGCGGCAGAGGGGAGAATCCGAGATGGCGAGCTGCTGGTCATATCCGGATCCGAAGGAGAAGCACCTGTACTGAGAAAAATATCCGCCGGTGAGACTGCGGGGAGGCTTGTATACCTGCTCCGGAGACGGGGGTTTTAG
- a CDS encoding class B sortase: MRQRMITMAFRILDDAAMLALLLVFLLSAFSVFDSVRIWESAAQPGLRQARSAKDSSVPPAEALPGSVGWLTVKDTQIDFPVMQGPDNRTYLNRDPYGRYSLAGSIFLDAANSSDFSDGYSLIYGHHMEMGRMFGALDRYRAKDYFSGHRDGTLTAGNRVFRIRFFAVAEAEADCRTLFSVEDTDPAAVRAFFQSRSIFTFSYEPNLPLIALSTCVNAGSSRRLLLAGTLMEEGKAASG; this comes from the coding sequence ATGAGACAACGGATGATCACAATGGCGTTCCGGATTCTTGACGATGCGGCGATGCTGGCTCTTCTGCTGGTCTTTCTGCTGTCGGCCTTCAGTGTCTTTGACTCTGTCAGAATCTGGGAGTCGGCCGCACAGCCGGGTCTCAGGCAGGCTCGCTCTGCGAAGGATTCCTCCGTCCCTCCGGCGGAAGCGCTGCCGGGCAGCGTGGGCTGGCTGACCGTGAAGGATACGCAGATCGATTTTCCCGTGATGCAGGGGCCCGACAACCGGACTTATCTGAATCGGGATCCGTATGGCCGTTATTCCCTCGCCGGATCCATCTTTCTTGACGCGGCCAATTCATCCGACTTCTCGGACGGCTACAGTCTGATCTACGGACATCATATGGAGATGGGACGGATGTTCGGCGCGCTTGACCGCTATCGGGCAAAGGACTATTTCAGCGGGCACCGGGACGGAACGCTTACCGCCGGGAATCGGGTTTTCAGGATCCGGTTTTTCGCGGTGGCCGAGGCGGAGGCGGACTGCCGGACGCTGTTTTCGGTGGAGGATACGGATCCTGCGGCCGTGCGGGCCTTTTTTCAGTCCCGTTCGATTTTTACGTTTTCATATGAGCCGAATCTGCCTCTGATCGCTCTGTCCACCTGCGTCAACGCAGGATCATCACGGAGACTGCTGCTTGCCGGAACGCTGATGGAGGAAGGAAAAGCGGCATCGGGCTGA
- a CDS encoding tyrosine-type recombinase/integrase codes for MAKRITYHEMNDRDNILRLREVLDTLPPFAKEYFRAAEATTSTRTRIAYAYDVRVFFQFLKEQNPLYRSYDLRQFTLDDMDRVTAQDIVEYMQYLKLYHTDEEGAKGRGPLTNGERGLKRKMSALRSFYTFFYRHEMIETNPTQLVDMPKIHEKAIVRLDEGEVAALLDYIAHCGETLTGQAAAYYRKTRERDLALITLLLGTGIRVSECVGLDIEDVDFRENRIKVFRKGGNEAYVYFGPEVEAALRQYLPVRANVVPVPGHEHALFYSTQRKRMNVRSVENLVEKYASQVTSTKRITPHKLRSTYGTALYRATGDIYLVADVLGHKNVDTTRRHYAAMDDDRKRRAATAVHLRSEE; via the coding sequence ATGGCAAAACGGATCACATATCATGAGATGAATGACCGGGACAACATTCTGCGGCTTCGGGAGGTGCTCGATACGCTTCCTCCCTTTGCGAAAGAATATTTCCGCGCGGCGGAGGCGACGACATCCACACGGACGCGGATCGCCTACGCCTATGACGTGCGGGTCTTCTTCCAGTTCCTGAAGGAGCAGAACCCGCTGTACCGCTCGTACGATCTCCGGCAGTTCACCCTCGACGACATGGACCGGGTGACGGCTCAGGATATCGTGGAATACATGCAGTATCTGAAGCTCTACCACACGGACGAGGAGGGAGCGAAGGGGCGCGGGCCGCTGACCAACGGGGAGCGGGGGCTCAAGCGGAAGATGTCGGCGCTCAGGAGCTTCTACACTTTCTTCTACCGGCATGAGATGATCGAGACGAACCCGACGCAGCTGGTCGATATGCCGAAAATTCACGAGAAGGCGATCGTACGTCTCGACGAGGGCGAGGTGGCCGCGCTGCTCGACTATATTGCCCACTGCGGCGAGACGCTGACCGGTCAGGCCGCAGCCTACTACCGGAAGACGAGGGAGAGGGATCTGGCGCTGATCACGCTGCTGCTCGGCACAGGCATCCGGGTTTCGGAGTGCGTCGGCCTTGATATTGAGGACGTGGATTTCAGGGAGAACCGGATCAAGGTGTTCCGCAAGGGCGGCAATGAGGCCTATGTCTATTTCGGGCCGGAGGTGGAGGCCGCCCTGCGGCAGTATCTGCCCGTGAGAGCGAACGTGGTCCCCGTGCCCGGACATGAGCACGCACTCTTCTACTCTACCCAGAGAAAACGGATGAACGTGCGCTCCGTCGAGAATCTGGTGGAGAAATACGCCTCGCAGGTCACGTCGACGAAACGGATCACGCCGCACAAGCTCCGGAGCACCTACGGCACGGCGCTTTACCGCGCAACGGGGGATATCTATCTGGTGGCGGACGTGCTCGGCCACAAGAACGTTGACACAACGAGAAGGCATTACGCGGCGATGGATGATGACCGGAAGCGCCGGGCCGCGACGGCTGTTCATCTCCGTTCGGAGGAATGA
- a CDS encoding SIMPL domain-containing protein, giving the protein MRNMHLTTLLLTAFVCTALTGAAVRADDDRDPEETVTVQASASVYTVPDKARITFEVTKEGSQADSVQSEASQTAAAVTDAIEGSGVEEKSIQTSSYSLGPKYNDSNKLIGYTATVSITVRDLDISEAGRLIGTATGAGATGVDSVQYFCSDYDDRYEEALAKAVAAAAKKAHVLAHAAGRKPGDVVSVTEGYQDTSARYEYASGAQYELAAASDSAMNFDPGVTEIEASVTAVYELKD; this is encoded by the coding sequence ATGAGAAACATGCACCTGACCACTTTGCTTCTCACTGCATTCGTCTGCACCGCGCTGACCGGCGCCGCCGTACGGGCCGATGATGATCGGGATCCGGAGGAAACGGTCACGGTTCAGGCCTCCGCTTCGGTCTACACTGTTCCGGACAAGGCCCGGATCACCTTCGAGGTGACGAAAGAGGGCAGTCAGGCTGACAGCGTGCAGTCTGAGGCCAGCCAGACCGCCGCCGCTGTGACCGACGCCATTGAGGGCAGCGGAGTGGAAGAGAAGAGCATACAGACCAGCAGCTACAGTCTGGGACCGAAGTATAACGACTCCAATAAGCTCATCGGCTATACCGCTACGGTGAGCATCACCGTCAGGGATCTGGACATCAGCGAGGCCGGCCGTCTTATCGGGACCGCCACCGGTGCCGGCGCCACCGGCGTCGACTCGGTTCAGTACTTCTGCAGCGATTATGACGACCGCTACGAGGAAGCGCTGGCGAAGGCCGTGGCTGCCGCCGCCAAAAAGGCGCATGTGCTGGCCCATGCCGCCGGACGTAAGCCAGGGGACGTAGTCTCGGTCACGGAGGGCTATCAGGATACGTCCGCCCGCTACGAATATGCCTCCGGTGCTCAGTACGAGCTCGCCGCCGCTTCTGACAGCGCGATGAACTTCGATCCGGGCGTGACCGAGATTGAAGCCAGTGTTACGGCCGTTTACGAACTGAAAGACTGA
- a CDS encoding ROK family transcriptional regulator translates to MEKLVPTITERRRLTRNRMYRFIYDAGQPVSKQQIASAMGYSLPTVHQNIMELGNAGLIRPGELQKSTGGRPAVGYTVNETCRYAIGVSVVSDRIRLLLTDLKQNELDYRSWDFSSTDGNAIGRFIAGEVDRCLSDHGIDRSLLLGVGISFPGIFSEDGRSIVFSPTLKMTDIDLAALKEPIPYPVFAENDSTSGGAAEWCGLPAEEKKNDFVYLFLEYGVGGAIFIGGKPYCGANGRSAEFGHMCIVPDGALCNCGRHGCLEAYCSAFRISRDLGISIETFFSELKRGNEAYAALWDDLLRHLALGIINLRMAFDCDVILGGCVSMYMGPYMETLRSYVAGRSPFEREAGYIRLGKYPTKANMMGVAWHFSRAFIDRI, encoded by the coding sequence ATGGAAAAATTAGTGCCGACAATTACAGAACGACGACGCCTGACGCGCAACCGGATGTACCGCTTCATCTATGACGCCGGCCAGCCGGTCAGCAAGCAGCAGATCGCATCCGCCATGGGGTATTCCCTTCCGACCGTTCATCAGAACATCATGGAGCTGGGAAATGCAGGCCTCATCCGGCCCGGTGAGCTGCAGAAATCGACGGGCGGACGGCCCGCGGTCGGGTATACAGTCAACGAGACCTGCCGGTATGCCATCGGAGTCTCCGTCGTGTCGGACCGGATCCGGCTTCTCCTCACCGACCTGAAACAGAACGAGCTGGATTACCGCTCATGGGACTTTTCTTCCACGGACGGAAACGCGATCGGGCGCTTCATCGCCGGCGAGGTGGATCGGTGTCTTTCCGATCATGGCATAGACAGAAGCCTCCTTCTCGGCGTGGGAATCTCTTTCCCCGGTATTTTCAGCGAGGACGGACGGTCCATCGTCTTTTCCCCGACACTGAAGATGACGGATATTGACCTGGCCGCCCTGAAGGAACCGATTCCTTATCCCGTCTTCGCCGAAAACGACAGTACCAGCGGCGGAGCAGCCGAGTGGTGCGGGCTCCCGGCGGAAGAGAAGAAGAACGATTTCGTCTATCTCTTTCTCGAATACGGCGTGGGCGGCGCCATTTTTATCGGCGGGAAACCGTATTGCGGGGCCAACGGCCGAAGCGCGGAATTCGGACATATGTGCATCGTTCCGGACGGGGCGCTCTGCAACTGCGGAAGACACGGCTGTCTGGAGGCGTACTGCAGCGCCTTCCGTATCTCAAGGGATCTCGGCATCTCGATCGAGACGTTCTTCAGTGAACTGAAGCGCGGTAACGAAGCGTACGCCGCTCTGTGGGACGACCTGCTCCGCCATCTGGCGCTTGGCATCATCAACCTGAGGATGGCATTCGACTGTGACGTCATCCTCGGCGGATGCGTCTCGATGTACATGGGTCCCTACATGGAGACGCTCCGGTCCTATGTCGCAGGACGGAGTCCCTTCGAACGGGAGGCCGGTTACATCCGGCTCGGGAAATATCCGACCAAGGCCAACATGATGGGGGTCGCGTGGCATTTCTCCCGGGCTTTCATCGATCGGATCTGA